In the genome of Mytilus edulis chromosome 3, xbMytEdul2.2, whole genome shotgun sequence, one region contains:
- the LOC139514531 gene encoding histone-lysine N-methyltransferase, H3 lysine-79 specific-like: MKREIMIVPFVYLITFLPALAANIIPLDAPIPTSPNSDSTRIVASSFDHPPLWIDPLASGTFSQSKTPFFNWESLMSSSNINNFPQTGGDITTFQLGEGIPMDSVQVVENVGQITQEISAAVQTDTKIAQQKASLNNLSNMNNVNKPLHEILDLTNPTSSVGMLDQDATRFKNDMGIDPRLMSSDNPAAVNPNLLSPDNPTHADLIDFMIAKDMAQGTENVIQQKPTEKDPFAVNPEHENIFEKVPSHDVLPRIETSSSRSSPPDITPIGQENKNTKKQQRQMKQKQRKAENKERRKMQQQQRKSKQLERQQLRQIQQQERKQLRKQQRQERNKKTVAEKLALRQQKQKARIQQKIENQIKKLENLEKVGLNQQKAGVDNQAFRVNNKIKRLKSRRAPKGSKGKFKRGKRTKGAVKKKSKGKGKPKN; the protein is encoded by the exons aaaTAATGATTGTTCCGTTTGTGTATTTAATCACCTTCCTGCCAGCATTAG CTGCAAATATTATACCCCTCGATGCTCCTATACCAACGTCTCCAAACAGCGACAGTACAAGAATTGTAGCATCGTCTTTCGATCACCCGCCTCTTTGGATAGATCCATTAGCTTCTGGTACCTTTTCTCAGTcaaaaactccatttttcaactGGGAATCTCTTATGTCATCAAGTAATATAAACAATTTTCCACAGACTGGGGGAGATATAACCACTTTTCAGCTCGGGGAAGGTATACCGATGGACAGCGTTCAGGTTGTTGAGAATGTTGGGCAGATCACACAGGAGATAAGTGCAGCTGTTCAAACGGATACTAAAATCGCTCAACAAAAAGCTTCCTTAAACAATTTGTCTAATATGAATAATGTAAATAAACCTTTACATGAAATCTTGGATCTAACAAACCCCACAAGTTCTGTTGGAATGTTAGATCAGGATGCAACAAGGTTTAAGAATGATATGGGTATAGATCCTAGATTAATGTCTTCGGATAATCCAGCAGCAGTAAATCCTAATCTACTTTCACCAGACAATCCTACTCATGCTGATCTGATCGACTTTATGATTGCAAAAGATATGGCACAGGGAACAGAGAATGTTATACAACAAAAACCAACTGAAAAAGATCCATTCGCTGTAAATCCAGAACATGAAAATATCTTCGAAAAAGTTCCTTCACATGATGTTTTACCTCGCATCGAAACAAGCTCCAGTCGTTCGTCGCCTCCTGATATTACTCCAATAGGAcaggaaaataaaaacacaaaaaaacaacagagACAAATGAAACAAAAGCAACGCAAAGCAGAGAACAAAGAGAGGAGAAAAATGCAACAGCAGCAACGGAAATCTAAACAATTAGAACGTCAGCAACTGCGACAGATACAACAACAAGAAAGAAAACAACTTCGCAAACAACAAAGacaagaaagaaataaaaaaacagttGCTGAAAAATTAGCATTAcggcaacaaaaacaaaaagcgaGAATACAACAGAAAATAGAAAATCAAATAAAGAAACTGGAAAATTTAGAAAAAGTTGGTCTTAATCAACAGAAAGCTGGTGTTGATAATCAAGCTTTTCGtgtaaacaataaaatcaaaAGACTTAAGTCACGTAGAGCCCCGAAAGGTtcaaaaggaaaattcaaaagaggAAAAAGGACAAAAGGTGCCGTAAAAAAGAAATCAAAGGGAAAGGGAAAGCCAAAAAATTAA